A DNA window from Aureibaculum sp. 2308TA14-22 contains the following coding sequences:
- a CDS encoding ABC transporter ATP-binding protein: protein MIKIENLKKSFRTEEVETLALNNVNLNVASGEFVAIMGPSGCGKSTLLNIIGMLDNPTEGSYQFAGHEVGGLKERQRTDLRKGNLGFVFQSFNLIDELTVYENVELPLIYLKMNKSERKEKVRVVLERMKIAHREKHFPQQLSGGQQQRVAISRAVVTNPKLILADEPTGNLDSKNGIEVMNLLTELNQEGTTIVMVTHSDRDSHYAHRVVNLFDGQIVTESQNTPFVAKI, encoded by the coding sequence ATGATAAAAATTGAAAATTTAAAAAAGAGTTTCAGAACCGAAGAAGTTGAAACGTTGGCGTTAAATAATGTCAATTTGAATGTAGCTTCTGGAGAATTTGTAGCCATTATGGGTCCTTCAGGTTGTGGTAAATCCACATTATTAAACATTATCGGAATGCTAGACAACCCAACTGAAGGAAGTTACCAATTCGCCGGTCATGAAGTAGGTGGTTTAAAAGAACGTCAAAGAACAGATCTACGTAAAGGTAATTTAGGTTTTGTATTTCAAAGCTTTAATTTAATTGATGAACTTACGGTTTATGAAAATGTAGAGTTGCCTTTAATTTATTTAAAAATGAATAAAAGCGAACGCAAAGAAAAAGTAAGAGTCGTATTAGAACGTATGAAAATTGCACATCGTGAAAAACATTTTCCACAACAATTATCTGGTGGTCAGCAGCAACGTGTAGCTATTTCAAGAGCGGTAGTGACCAATCCCAAATTAATTTTAGCAGATGAGCCCACAGGTAATTTGGATTCTAAAAATGGAATTGAGGTAATGAATTTATTAACGGAACTGAACCAAGAGGGTACTACTATAGTAATGGTTACACACTCTGACAGAGATTCACACTACGCACACAGAGTTGTCAATCTTTTTGACGGACAAATTGTTACTGAAAGTCAAAATACTCCTTTTGTAGCGAAGATTTAA
- a CDS encoding ABC transporter permease, whose amino-acid sequence MYKNYLKIAWRNLAKNKGYSAINIGGLALGMAVTLIIGFWVQSELSHNNYFKNKGKIAQVYQSQTFNNNIGTGPAIPRPLEKALRDEYGNNFKHLIMSSWTNKIYLKYGETSLYRSGNYMQRGAPDMLNLEIIKGEKDGLRELNSIMLSESVANALFGKEDPIGKVVKVRNQDDLMVTTVYKDLPLNTSFNDTYYIIPWEQYVASREWVKNSEDQWGNNSFQLFVQVADNTDMDKVSTTIKDVKKKLNEDTAEYNPQLFLFPMKDWYLRGSFKNGKQVGGRIKYVWLFSIIGAFVLLLACINFMNLSTARSEKRSKEVGIRKSIGSQRSQLINQFLSESFLVVVFAFFVAVIFVLLSLDGFNNLAQKEIVFPWLNPLFWFISLLFILVTALLAGSYPALYLSSFRPVDVLKGTFKSGKYAGLPRKILVVLQFTVSVAFIIGTVIVMQQINHAKNRPVGYSKEGLIQIPTYSQDFEGKYDLMRSEFLNSGAVTEMSASSSPTTQIWSNRSGFTWEGKPEGFQEDLAFTTVSYDYGKTLNWKIIEGRDFSREFATDSNAVILNKTAVKYMGLKNPVGKFIKDANEEDPETPLKIIGIIDDMITQSPYEPIKQGMYVFDKWNGGSFYNLRLNPEQSNSKNLATVENVFTTHFPDIPFQYDFIDQEYGKKFASEERIGTLSGIFTALAILISCLGLFGLTSFVAEQRTKEIGVRKVLGATIFNVWNMLSKDFLKLVIISCFIAIPIAYYIMNGWLQNYPYRVILEWWIFALAVIGALAVTILTVSFQAIKAAKANPVKSLRTE is encoded by the coding sequence ATGTATAAAAATTATCTAAAAATAGCGTGGCGAAATTTGGCCAAAAACAAAGGGTATTCAGCCATTAACATTGGCGGACTGGCTTTGGGTATGGCCGTAACGTTAATCATTGGGTTTTGGGTCCAAAGTGAACTTTCGCACAACAACTATTTTAAAAACAAAGGCAAAATAGCTCAGGTTTATCAATCTCAAACTTTTAATAATAACATAGGCACAGGACCTGCCATTCCCAGACCGTTGGAAAAAGCATTACGAGATGAATATGGAAACAACTTTAAGCATTTAATAATGTCGTCATGGACAAATAAAATTTACCTAAAGTATGGAGAAACCAGTCTTTATAGATCTGGAAATTATATGCAAAGAGGAGCTCCAGACATGCTAAATCTGGAAATTATCAAAGGAGAAAAAGACGGTCTAAGAGAACTGAACTCCATCATGCTTTCGGAATCGGTCGCTAACGCTCTTTTTGGAAAAGAAGACCCAATAGGTAAGGTAGTAAAGGTTAGGAATCAGGACGATTTAATGGTAACTACTGTTTATAAAGACCTTCCTCTAAACACCTCATTTAACGATACCTACTATATTATTCCGTGGGAGCAGTATGTAGCTTCAAGAGAATGGGTAAAAAATTCAGAAGACCAGTGGGGCAACAATTCTTTTCAGCTATTTGTACAAGTGGCAGATAATACTGACATGGACAAAGTATCTACAACTATTAAAGATGTAAAAAAGAAGTTAAATGAAGATACTGCAGAATATAATCCACAATTGTTTTTGTTCCCAATGAAAGATTGGTATTTAAGGGGCAGTTTTAAGAACGGTAAACAAGTAGGAGGACGCATAAAATATGTTTGGCTGTTCAGCATAATAGGTGCTTTTGTGCTGCTTTTGGCCTGTATCAACTTTATGAACCTTAGTACGGCCAGATCCGAAAAGAGGTCGAAGGAAGTGGGTATCCGAAAATCGATCGGCTCCCAAAGAAGTCAGTTGATCAATCAATTTTTGAGCGAATCTTTCTTGGTGGTCGTATTCGCCTTTTTTGTTGCGGTCATTTTTGTTTTATTGTCTTTGGACGGATTTAACAATTTGGCACAAAAAGAAATTGTATTCCCTTGGCTCAACCCTCTTTTTTGGTTCATTTCGTTACTTTTTATTTTAGTTACCGCTTTGCTGGCAGGTAGTTATCCCGCACTTTACCTTTCCTCTTTTAGACCTGTTGATGTATTAAAAGGTACGTTTAAATCCGGTAAATATGCAGGTCTACCAAGAAAAATTTTAGTGGTACTTCAATTTACGGTTTCGGTCGCTTTTATCATAGGAACCGTCATTGTGATGCAACAGATCAATCATGCCAAAAACCGTCCGGTTGGTTATAGCAAAGAAGGATTAATTCAGATACCCACCTATAGCCAAGACTTTGAAGGGAAATATGATTTAATGCGAAGTGAATTTTTAAACTCTGGTGCTGTAACGGAAATGTCGGCATCCAGTAGTCCGACCACCCAAATATGGTCCAACAGAAGTGGTTTTACATGGGAAGGAAAGCCTGAAGGTTTTCAAGAAGACTTAGCATTTACAACGGTTTCATACGATTATGGTAAAACATTGAACTGGAAAATTATCGAGGGTAGGGATTTTTCAAGGGAATTTGCTACAGACTCCAACGCCGTAATACTCAACAAAACCGCTGTAAAATATATGGGACTTAAAAATCCCGTTGGAAAGTTTATAAAAGATGCGAACGAAGAAGATCCCGAAACACCGCTGAAAATTATTGGGATAATAGACGATATGATTACACAATCGCCCTACGAACCCATAAAACAAGGGATGTATGTTTTCGATAAATGGAATGGCGGAAGCTTTTATAACTTAAGGTTAAACCCTGAGCAAAGCAATAGTAAAAACTTAGCTACAGTAGAAAACGTTTTTACAACACATTTTCCAGACATTCCTTTTCAATATGATTTTATAGACCAGGAATATGGCAAAAAATTTGCCTCGGAAGAGCGTATTGGAACGTTATCGGGCATTTTTACAGCCTTGGCTATTTTAATCAGTTGCCTTGGACTTTTCGGATTGACTTCATTTGTAGCCGAGCAACGCACCAAAGAAATAGGTGTAAGAAAAGTGTTGGGAGCTACCATATTCAATGTTTGGAATATGTTGTCAAAAGACTTTTTAAAACTGGTTATCATTTCCTGTTTTATAGCTATTCCCATAGCTTATTACATAATGAACGGATGGCTACAAAACTATCCGTATCGTGTCATTTTAGAATGGTGGATTTTTGCACTTGCTGTCATTGGAGCATTAGCCGTTACCATATTGACCGTAAGCTTTCAAGCCATAAAAGCGGCTAAAGCAAATCCGGTAAAGAGTCTTAGAACAGAATAA
- a CDS encoding efflux RND transporter periplasmic adaptor subunit has protein sequence MDIKLEKKKGLRPKHYGYVALGLLLLFVGWKLIFSNSMSTFRTEKDKLSVAEVTQGKFDDYITINGAVAPISTIYMDAYEGGRVSEKLIEEGTMVKKGDIILKLENMGLYEQILASESNMALKENNLRSTRLEFDSRQVSGKKSLATADYDLTKNKRNFEQNEALYKEELISKEEYLLSKENYELSKKQHEIVKLQTEQDDKMRKTSLSGLDTDLQRMRKTLSMVYERLDHLNVRAPADGQLGFLDAEIGQSIGQGERIGQINVLTDFKIEATIDEHYIDRVKRDLSASLERNGKEFPLRLRKVYPEVRNGKFKVDLVFTEEKPETIRAGQTYNIKLQLGASNEALLLPKGSFFQSTGGQWIFVVNDSDEAIKRSIRIGKQNSRFYEVLEGLEAGEKVITSNYDSFGEAERIVLK, from the coding sequence ATGGATATAAAACTTGAAAAGAAAAAAGGACTAAGACCAAAGCATTATGGCTATGTAGCATTAGGTTTACTACTTCTATTTGTGGGGTGGAAGCTAATTTTTAGTAACTCAATGTCCACCTTTAGAACGGAAAAAGATAAATTATCTGTTGCCGAAGTTACTCAAGGAAAATTTGATGACTACATAACAATTAACGGTGCCGTTGCACCCATTTCTACCATCTATATGGATGCATATGAAGGTGGTAGAGTTAGTGAGAAACTAATTGAAGAGGGTACTATGGTCAAAAAAGGAGATATTATTCTAAAGCTAGAAAATATGGGACTGTATGAGCAAATTTTAGCGAGCGAAAGTAATATGGCATTGAAGGAAAATAATTTACGATCTACAAGATTAGAATTTGATTCTAGACAAGTAAGTGGTAAAAAATCTCTTGCTACTGCAGATTACGATCTGACAAAAAACAAACGTAATTTTGAACAGAATGAAGCTTTATATAAGGAAGAGCTTATCTCAAAAGAAGAATATTTACTTTCTAAGGAAAACTATGAACTTTCAAAAAAACAACACGAAATTGTGAAGCTACAAACGGAACAGGATGATAAAATGCGAAAGACCTCATTATCTGGACTAGATACGGATTTACAGCGTATGCGTAAAACTTTATCAATGGTGTATGAACGGTTAGATCATTTAAATGTTCGTGCCCCAGCTGATGGACAATTGGGCTTTTTAGATGCTGAAATTGGCCAAAGTATTGGTCAGGGCGAGCGAATTGGTCAAATAAATGTGCTAACAGATTTTAAAATTGAGGCCACTATTGATGAACATTATATAGATCGTGTAAAACGAGATTTATCAGCTAGTTTAGAGCGTAATGGAAAAGAATTCCCACTACGTCTGAGAAAAGTTTATCCTGAAGTTAGAAATGGAAAATTTAAGGTAGACCTTGTTTTTACCGAAGAAAAACCAGAAACTATTCGTGCGGGTCAAACCTACAATATAAAACTACAATTAGGAGCATCAAACGAAGCACTTTTATTACCAAAAGGAAGTTTTTTTCAGAGTACTGGAGGTCAGTGGATTTTTGTAGTTAATGATAGTGATGAAGCCATTAAACGCTCTATAAGAATTGGAAAACAAAACTCAAGATTTTATGAAGTATTAGAAGGGTTGGAAGCTGGTGAAAAAGTAATCACTTCCAATTATGATAGCTTTGGAGAAGCTGAAAGGATAGTGTTGAAATAA
- a CDS encoding head GIN domain-containing protein: MKKLIYLISAIITISTVTAQSETTTVKKFDKVIVSPHISVNFVQGDTESVQIETCSVDKNKLNIEVNGKTLRIYLEGAKEVTGNEKYNKDGKKRRRSLYKGTIVTATVTYKNIDELSLRGEEKFICESPIVQDDFRLKIYGESKITINKVDLKTLRTTMYGESYIVIKEGNIGHQKFTGYGEAKINTLSVTNKSTKITAYGEGSYRVNVSKHLKITAYGEATIAYKGNPDVNNGIIIGEATIQRISE; this comes from the coding sequence ATGAAAAAATTAATCTATTTAATATCAGCCATTATAACTATAAGTACCGTTACTGCCCAATCAGAAACAACAACCGTCAAAAAATTTGACAAAGTAATTGTGAGTCCTCATATCTCAGTAAATTTTGTTCAAGGAGATACCGAAAGTGTACAAATAGAAACATGTTCAGTTGATAAAAATAAACTGAACATTGAAGTAAATGGTAAAACATTGCGAATCTATTTGGAAGGTGCAAAAGAAGTAACTGGAAATGAAAAGTACAATAAAGACGGTAAAAAAAGAAGACGTTCTTTATACAAAGGCACTATTGTAACTGCAACAGTAACTTATAAAAATATTGACGAATTGTCTTTGCGTGGTGAAGAAAAGTTTATTTGTGAAAGTCCAATTGTTCAAGACGATTTTCGATTAAAAATTTATGGCGAATCTAAAATCACAATCAATAAAGTAGATTTAAAAACATTGCGAACCACTATGTACGGAGAGAGTTATATAGTTATTAAGGAAGGAAATATAGGTCATCAAAAATTTACAGGTTATGGCGAAGCAAAAATAAACACGCTCAGTGTAACAAATAAAAGCACAAAAATAACTGCTTATGGTGAAGGTAGTTACAGAGTAAATGTTTCAAAACATCTCAAAATAACAGCTTATGGCGAGGCAACAATTGCTTATAAAGGAAATCCTGATGTGAATAATGGAATTATTATAGGAGAAGCGACAATTCAGAGAATTTCAGAATAA
- a CDS encoding ABC transporter permease, producing the protein MLKNYLKIAWRNLKKQPFFTFLNTFGLAIGIAGGLLISLYIYHEFSFDKMFTDSDRIHRINVDIKFGGEVSNLGEVSAPMAATMKKDFSQIESTTRFRDLGSMLLRRSDVKKNVKESQTTYVDHSFFEMFGIELLFGDTKTALTKPNTVILTKTAAEKHFGLNDAVGQTLLLDNDDIYTVDGIIDDLPKNSFLRDYSVFVAMAGYDDAQDNEWTSHNYYTFIKLIPSADINDLQAPLQSMLGTYIIPFAQKYFPGITVAEFKASGNYLNFSTVPLTDIHLYSNRENEMSANNSMQNLYILSFIGLFLILLASVNFMNLSTAHSLKRAKEVGIRKTLGSNKRDLVHQFLTESGLVSLLSLLLGIGLAYLALPFFNGLSGKEISIPFLNPIFWILLFTATGLLTLLSGSYPAFFMSQFIPVKVLKGTDTGKVGGGNIRNSLVVFQFAISVFLIISTLVVFQQLDYIQNKDLGFKKDQVLLIEDVYSAGNQVKVLKEEIKQLGQVENVTLSGFLPIPSSRNNTTFYKDGIADQDHAINMQTWRVDFDYINTLNMEILVGRDFDEQMRADSTAIILNESAVATFGSTPKEILGARLSRDLESENPTFYTVIGIIKNFNFESLKNDIGALSLTIGDSYGAMAIKLNSGDFTKTLSNIEAKWNKVAPGQLFSYYFMDDSFNETYKEEKRLGSIFITFTILSLLIACLGLFGLAAFNAQKRTKEIGVRKVLGASVSQITYKLTVDFLKLVGIAVLISIPLGWYAMNRWLQDFAFRIEISWWIFALAGILAVAIAILTVSYQSIKAAIVNPVKSLKTE; encoded by the coding sequence ATGTTAAAAAACTATCTAAAAATAGCGTGGCGAAATCTAAAAAAGCAACCCTTTTTTACATTCCTTAACACCTTTGGCCTTGCCATAGGTATTGCTGGCGGTTTATTAATTTCTTTATACATCTATCATGAATTTAGCTTTGATAAAATGTTTACAGATTCAGACAGAATACATCGGATTAATGTAGATATTAAATTTGGTGGAGAAGTTAGTAATTTAGGAGAGGTTTCCGCTCCTATGGCAGCTACTATGAAAAAGGATTTTTCTCAAATAGAAAGCACCACACGATTTAGAGACTTAGGAAGTATGCTTCTTAGAAGAAGTGATGTAAAAAAAAATGTAAAAGAGTCTCAAACCACTTATGTTGACCATTCATTCTTTGAAATGTTTGGAATAGAGCTACTATTTGGAGACACCAAAACAGCTCTTACAAAACCAAATACTGTAATATTAACTAAAACAGCCGCCGAAAAACATTTTGGATTGAATGATGCCGTTGGTCAAACACTATTACTAGATAATGATGATATCTATACTGTAGATGGTATTATAGATGACCTTCCTAAAAATTCTTTTCTTAGAGATTACAGTGTTTTTGTTGCTATGGCTGGGTATGACGATGCTCAAGATAATGAATGGACTAGTCACAACTACTATACATTTATCAAGTTAATACCTAGTGCAGATATAAATGATCTTCAAGCTCCATTACAATCAATGTTAGGTACTTATATTATTCCTTTTGCACAAAAATATTTTCCGGGTATTACCGTAGCGGAATTCAAAGCTTCAGGCAACTACCTTAATTTTAGTACGGTACCCTTAACTGACATTCATTTATATTCTAACAGAGAAAATGAAATGAGTGCGAACAATTCTATGCAGAATTTATATATCCTTTCTTTTATAGGATTGTTTTTGATTTTATTGGCCAGTGTCAACTTTATGAATCTCTCTACAGCACATTCTTTAAAACGAGCCAAAGAGGTTGGTATTCGCAAGACTTTGGGCTCCAATAAACGAGATTTGGTACATCAGTTTTTAACAGAATCAGGGTTGGTTTCGTTGCTTTCTCTTCTTTTAGGCATTGGTTTAGCCTATTTGGCCTTACCATTTTTTAATGGACTTTCTGGAAAAGAAATTTCAATTCCCTTTCTCAATCCTATTTTTTGGATCTTATTATTTACAGCCACGGGATTGTTAACATTATTATCTGGAAGTTACCCTGCATTTTTTATGTCTCAGTTTATTCCTGTTAAAGTACTCAAAGGAACCGACACAGGTAAAGTCGGTGGAGGTAATATTAGAAACTCTTTAGTTGTTTTTCAATTTGCAATATCTGTTTTTTTAATTATCAGCACTTTGGTTGTTTTTCAACAATTAGATTATATTCAAAATAAAGATTTAGGCTTTAAAAAAGATCAAGTCTTACTTATTGAAGATGTATATTCGGCAGGAAACCAAGTAAAAGTTTTAAAAGAAGAAATAAAGCAATTAGGTCAGGTAGAAAATGTAACCCTAAGTGGATTTTTACCTATTCCCTCTTCGCGAAATAATACTACTTTCTATAAAGATGGTATTGCAGACCAAGACCACGCAATTAATATGCAAACTTGGAGGGTTGACTTTGATTATATAAACACCTTGAACATGGAAATTTTGGTAGGACGTGATTTTGACGAGCAAATGCGTGCTGATTCAACGGCGATAATCCTGAATGAATCTGCCGTTGCTACTTTTGGTTCAACACCAAAAGAAATTCTTGGTGCGAGGCTGTCACGTGATCTGGAATCAGAAAACCCCACTTTTTATACGGTTATTGGAATTATAAAGAACTTCAATTTTGAAAGTTTAAAGAACGATATTGGTGCATTGAGCTTAACCATAGGGGATTCATATGGTGCAATGGCCATAAAACTAAATTCAGGAGACTTCACAAAAACTTTATCTAATATTGAGGCAAAATGGAACAAAGTTGCTCCTGGCCAGCTATTTAGTTACTATTTTATGGATGATTCTTTCAATGAAACCTATAAAGAGGAAAAACGCTTAGGAAGTATCTTCATTACTTTTACTATTCTATCTCTATTGATTGCTTGCTTAGGCTTATTTGGTCTGGCAGCTTTTAATGCCCAAAAGCGTACAAAGGAAATTGGTGTAAGAAAAGTTTTAGGGGCGAGTGTAAGCCAAATTACCTATAAATTAACAGTCGATTTTCTTAAACTGGTTGGTATTGCAGTTCTTATTTCAATACCATTAGGTTGGTATGCCATGAATAGATGGCTACAAGATTTTGCCTTTCGAATAGAGATTAGTTGGTGGATTTTTGCCTTGGCAGGAATCTTAGCCGTGGCTATTGCAATTTTAACGGTTAGTTATCAAAGTATTAAAGCAGCGATTGTAAATCCCGTAAAAAGTTTAAAAACAGAATAA
- a CDS encoding ABC transporter permease has translation MFKNYLKIAWRNLKTNRMFSIINILGLAIGLAITILLFLSITYERSYNSMYKNKENIYRVLVNTGESYDSKIYCTAPAALAPAIKNDMPEVKYAARILKHGFGETAFVKVNNTNFLEKELYWCDPELFEIFNIEFLKGNKASAINRPNTVTISESTAKKYFGDSNPMGKTILIDNEKQLEVTGVFKDFPENSTLHCNAVASFSSTFAAKNPSWGNSSFETYLQLDENVLPSNTESQLQSLLDKNVDKEGQWFTFSLQPLEKVHLYSTDYSNSYSKRVGDIDEINNLSFLAMLILLIACVNYMNLMTAKSEKRSKDVGINKTLGASFKSLIIRFYSETGLITLIALIIGLFISALAIPLFNNLTEQNLSVTLLFTPQILIGLLLFWTLTTLIAGSYPAFYLSSSSPKAALTSANKNGKGVVNIRKGLVVLQFAASVILIVGVIVIYKQLQFMQNQKLGFNSENVVAISTTAVQENNKKDALVQEFKSLSMVSDVAMAQGFPGVTVSGRMLFKNENDENGFQIRTNRADSEIINLLKLKLLAGKTLPLVKQEGDTLTEVILNKTALDYLGYTPEESIGKKVLIGGFRGNAYITGIVDDFNFESLHQPIGAYAFHNRRTESKNFALVRFKSNSLTGTMDQLGSVFSKVIPDSAFEYLFLDKNIEQLYAQERKTAMLGFIFSILAIFVACLGLFGLAAFTAEQRKKEIGIRKVLGATIIGITQMLSMDFLKLVMVALIIAFPIAFWLMSGWLQGFAYRIHISWYIFALSGVLAIAIALVTVSFQAVKAALSNPVKSLRTE, from the coding sequence ATGTTCAAAAACTATCTAAAAATTGCTTGGCGGAATTTGAAAACCAATCGTATGTTTTCAATCATTAATATTTTAGGGCTAGCAATTGGCTTAGCAATTACTATTTTACTTTTCCTTTCTATTACTTATGAACGTAGTTATAATTCGATGTACAAAAACAAAGAAAATATATACCGCGTATTAGTAAATACTGGTGAAAGTTATGATAGCAAAATCTACTGTACGGCCCCTGCCGCATTAGCACCAGCGATAAAAAATGATATGCCCGAGGTTAAATATGCTGCCAGGATTTTAAAACATGGTTTTGGAGAAACTGCCTTTGTTAAAGTAAATAACACTAATTTTTTAGAAAAAGAATTGTATTGGTGCGACCCTGAGCTTTTTGAAATTTTTAATATTGAATTTTTAAAAGGAAATAAAGCTTCTGCTATTAATAGACCGAATACAGTCACAATTTCTGAAAGTACTGCAAAAAAATATTTTGGAGATTCAAATCCAATGGGAAAGACCATACTCATTGATAATGAAAAACAACTAGAAGTAACAGGAGTTTTTAAAGACTTTCCAGAAAACAGTACGCTTCATTGCAATGCCGTAGCTTCATTTAGTTCAACATTTGCCGCCAAAAATCCAAGTTGGGGTAATTCTAGTTTTGAGACTTACTTACAACTAGATGAAAATGTATTACCATCAAATACTGAAAGTCAACTACAATCATTATTAGATAAAAATGTTGATAAAGAAGGGCAATGGTTTACTTTTTCGCTACAGCCGTTAGAAAAAGTACATTTATATTCTACTGATTACTCAAATTCATATAGTAAAAGAGTTGGAGATATTGATGAAATAAACAATCTCTCTTTTTTAGCTATGCTAATATTACTTATTGCCTGTGTTAACTACATGAATTTGATGACAGCTAAGTCTGAAAAAAGGTCTAAAGATGTTGGTATCAATAAAACCTTGGGAGCATCATTTAAAAGTTTAATAATACGTTTTTATTCAGAAACGGGATTGATAACTTTGATAGCTCTGATAATAGGTCTTTTTATTTCCGCCTTGGCTATTCCGCTTTTTAATAATTTAACTGAACAAAATTTAAGCGTTACGCTATTGTTTACGCCTCAAATCTTAATTGGGTTATTACTGTTTTGGACGTTGACTACACTTATAGCGGGTTCATATCCTGCATTCTATTTGTCAAGTTCTTCACCTAAAGCCGCTTTAACATCGGCAAATAAAAATGGTAAGGGTGTAGTCAATATTAGAAAAGGTTTGGTGGTTTTACAATTTGCAGCATCCGTAATTCTAATTGTAGGGGTAATCGTTATTTATAAGCAATTGCAATTTATGCAAAATCAAAAATTAGGTTTTAATTCTGAAAATGTAGTCGCTATTTCTACTACTGCAGTTCAAGAGAATAATAAAAAAGATGCTTTGGTCCAAGAGTTTAAATCATTAAGTATGGTTTCAGATGTAGCAATGGCTCAAGGTTTTCCGGGTGTTACGGTAAGTGGTCGCATGCTGTTCAAAAATGAAAACGATGAAAATGGTTTTCAAATCCGAACGAACCGTGCAGATTCAGAAATTATTAATCTGTTAAAGTTAAAATTACTAGCTGGAAAAACCTTGCCCTTGGTAAAACAAGAAGGTGATACGTTAACAGAAGTTATACTTAATAAAACGGCTTTAGATTATTTAGGATATACTCCCGAAGAATCGATTGGTAAAAAAGTATTAATAGGAGGTTTTAGAGGCAATGCATATATTACGGGTATTGTAGATGATTTTAACTTCGAATCACTTCACCAACCCATAGGAGCTTATGCTTTTCATAATAGACGAACTGAATCCAAAAATTTTGCATTGGTACGCTTTAAAAGTAATTCCTTAACTGGTACGATGGATCAGTTAGGGTCTGTTTTCAGTAAAGTAATACCAGACTCGGCTTTTGAATATCTCTTTTTAGATAAAAATATAGAACAATTATATGCTCAAGAACGTAAAACTGCAATGTTAGGCTTTATCTTTAGCATTTTGGCCATTTTTGTAGCCTGCTTAGGGCTTTTTGGTCTAGCTGCTTTTACCGCTGAACAGCGAAAAAAGGAAATTGGTATTCGAAAAGTACTAGGAGCAACTATCATAGGAATAACCCAAATGCTATCTATGGACTTTTTAAAGCTTGTTATGGTAGCACTTATCATTGCATTTCCAATTGCCTTTTGGCTTATGAGTGGTTGGCTACAGGGTTTTGCATACAGAATACATATAAGCTGGTACATTTTTGCCTTATCAGGAGTTTTAGCCATAGCCATCGCATTAGTTACAGTAAGTTTTCAGGCAGTAAAAGCTGCTTTATCCAATCCAGTAAAAAGTTTAAGAACCGAATAA